The following DNA comes from Pyxidicoccus trucidator.
GAAGGTGCTCGTCTGGAACTCGCGGACGAAGTCCGGGTCCACGGTGCCCACCTGCGTGTCGACGATGGACTTCAGGAACAGCGCCACCTCGTTGCCCGCGACGGTGGGCGCGGAGCCGACCAGCACCAGCGCCTGCACGCGGTCGGGGTAGTCCAGCGCGACCTGCTGCGCGATGAAGCTGCCCATGGAGTGGCCGACGAGGATGGCCTGCTCCTCGCCGATGGCATCCAGGAAGGCGACTACGTCCGCGGCGAAGTCCTGTTGGGTGTAACAGCAGAGGGGACGGGACGAGTCACCGTGGCCCCGCTGGTCCAGCGCGTAGACATGGAAGTTGCGCGGGAAGATGGGCAGGTTCAAATCCCACGTGTTGTGCGAGTCCGTGTAGCCATGCAGGAAGACGACGACGGGGCCATTCTTCGAGCCCTGCTCCACGTAGCGCAGCGTCACCCCGGTGCTCAGCGTGACCGAGCGCTCCCGAGGCGCGGCGGACAGCTCCTGCGTCTCCGTCTGGGCGGCGACTTCCTGCGACTGCCCGGGCATCGAGGCGGCGTCGGGCTCCGGAGCGGGACCACAGGCGGCGAGGATGGGCAGGGCAAGCAGGGCTGCGAGGAGCTTTCTCATGCGTGGAGGCCTCGGTCATGCGCGGCGGGAGAGTCCGCCGTCGTTGCAGGAATCATCATACGACTACCTCTGACATTGCCTGACGCTGAGTAACTCGCGGAGTTGTCAGGGATTCACAGCCTCGGAGTGAGAGGGGCCAAACGCATGAGGCTTGCGTGACCCAGGAATGGCGGCACTGACAGCAGAAGGTTCCCGCGAGATTGATGATGTGTGACGCACGTGTCTCGGTTCGGGTGGATGTCATTTCTGTAGATGCCCATGAGCGCCATGCAGGTCCCTGGCGGACACGTCCCGAGGAGCGCGACCTTGAGACGCCGGTAGGTCTCGCCCCGCCATGCCGATACGAGCGAGGCACACGTAGAACGAACGTTCCTTCCGCGAGCACGCGTGGAACGAACGTTCCTTCCGCGCCCGCCCCTCCCGGGTCCGGGGCGTTCGGCACCGCCGTGCCCGGATTTCTTCGAGGCGCCGGTAGCCCCGCCGCGCGGGCGCGGGGCGAGAGGCACAAGTGGAACGAACGTTCCTTCCGCCCCCACCCCCGCCCGGGCCCGGGGAGTCCGGCCCCCGGAGCCCGGATTTCCTCCGCGCACCTGTAACCTTCTGGCCGTCTCCGTCGTGGAGCCGTTGGATGCCCGGAATTTCCCGGGTGCGTAGACGGAGGACGGACATGCAGGCGACCCGAGTGGCGGTGGTGGGCGGAGGACTGGGCGGGCTCACGGCGGCGGCGCTGCTGGCGCGCGGTGGCTGCGAGGTGACGCTGTACGAGCGCGCGAAGCACTTCGGCGGCCGGGCGCAGACGGCGGACGTGGAGGGCTTCCG
Coding sequences within:
- a CDS encoding alpha/beta fold hydrolase, producing the protein MRKLLAALLALPILAACGPAPEPDAASMPGQSQEVAAQTETQELSAAPRERSVTLSTGVTLRYVEQGSKNGPVVVFLHGYTDSHNTWDLNLPIFPRNFHVYALDQRGHGDSSRPLCCYTQQDFAADVVAFLDAIGEEQAILVGHSMGSFIAQQVALDYPDRVQALVLVGSAPTVAGNEVALFLKSIVDTQVGTVDPDFVREFQTSTFVRPVPQSYIDTLVSESLKVPARVWQATLDGLIAEDHSARLGEIDVPVLVVGGDQDGFFPVDQQQALVDALPNATYVLYPDTGHAPHAELAHRFVHDVKRFLKSVTK